In Fischerella sp. PCC 9605, the genomic window GCAAAAGGTTGGGTTTAGATTCCTCAACCCAACCTTCTATGACTATTATTTATCTACGTCTATTTTTTGATAATTTCTAAAGAACCGCTGTTTGACGAGCCTAATTGAGCATAGCTTAAGGGCAGATTTGCAATCAGGTTTGTGCCATCCAAAGTGACGCTACCCGAAACCTGTGCATCACGCCAAGCACCGACACCACGATATTTGTATATGTAGCCTGGCCCTTGGTTGTGGCTGTGGTAATTACCGCGATAAGTGTCACCCGTACCCGTCCATGTCAATGCCACATTCACGGTTTTGTTAGTTCCTGATAAGTAATCGTAAACTGTAAATGTGTCATTCAAACTCGCTGAACTCAACGAGTTGTTGATGGTGAAATTTGGGTTTGTAATAGAGCCATAACCATACGACCCCTCTCCAGTGCAGTAGTTATAGTTTGAATAAGAAACGAAAGCCTCTTTCTGCGAAGTTGGAGCGCCAGGTTGGCTCTTAGTGATGTTGCTATAAGCAGAAACATAAACAGAGGTTTCATTGCAACCGTCATATTGGGAAAAGTTAGCAGAAGCACTTTCTCCCTTGACTTGGTATTTAGTGGTGGTGGCGGCTAGTGCGGGAACACTCAGGCTGAGTACAGCAAAAGCGGCTCCAATCATTGCTGTTTTCATGGTTTTTTCCTTGGGTGTTATTTCAACCATTTGTTTTAATTGAGCAGAGTATAAACTCTACACTAAGCTGTTAATATAAAGCTAGTAAGTTATGTTACAAAAACACCAGTAAGATCAACCGAAATATGCGGTTGAGAAAAAACCAACTTCAGCGCTTATCCCGCAGACACTCGCAGTCAAGCTTTTCTCTAGATAGTCTACAAAGTAATACGGTTTAGTTAAGGGTGATTGGTGCAATAGTTTAGTCTGTATAAACGCACGGAATTAGCGATCGCCCCGACCCAATTCAGTAGCTCGACTTCAAAAAATGTAAAAATTAGGGTGTGTTAGCGCCAGCGTAACGCACCCTTGTATATTATTTGTAGTGGTTTATAAAGACGTACTTTCCGTGACAAACTATATAGAAATACTTAATTATTTATTTATATAAATATTTGTATAATTATTTTAATTAGTTTATGTAAATTAGCTGAATTTATTTTTAAAAGTTTATAAGCACGATGTTACCATCTGACCTACTGCATCATCGCCAAAATGGAGAGGAAATCATCCCCAAAAGACTGAAGCTTGATGAAAAGCATTTGGGATTAGCACATGAATTAATTAGTTCTTTTCAAGAGACAGTAGGAAAGACTCAAGGAGCGCTGGAACGTCAGTTATTAGAATTGGAAGGTGACACTCCCGATTATAAAATCAAGCGAGGTTTAGCCTATCTTCTCAAAAGTAGTTTTTGCACATTTGAGGTGGTTAGTCCACTCGAACCCCAAATGTTAAGAGAAAGGGTGTTTGCTTTGGCGGCAAAATCTGTTCCTAGTCCAGAATTAACACAAGTTACATTGAGCAAAATTGCTGATGAATTAACTCAAGAACTAGAGCATGAAGTTTTACCAGAGCAAGTTCGTGATGGATTATATGCTGATTTATCAGAAAATAAAATATTGATTGCTTTTGATGCACCAAAACCGGAAGAATTATTACATCGATACAATTTATCTCAAGTTCAGGGAGTTTTTTATAAAGCCAGTCAACTAGTTTTGAATGCTCATCGCAATGTACCGGGAGAATATAAGCTGTTGTTTCGCTATCTCAAATTATTTCAATTGATGGCGTATATTGAAGGCGATGCCGACCACGGATTTACAATTACGATTGATGGGCCGACGAGTTTATTTAATCCGAGTACGCGGTATGGTTTGGCGATCGCTAAACTTATCCCTGCCTTACTTCACGTTACCAAATGGAGTCTTTCAGCGACACTACAAGTTCGTGATTTTTATACAGAGACTTGGAAAAGTGGACGTTTCACACTTAATTCGGAATGCGGTTTGGTAACTCACTACCCACCAGGTAAGCCTTACGATAGCATGTTGGAAGCATCATTTGCTGATAAATGGGATGCACTCAAAACTGACTGGGTGTTAGAACGAGAAGTTGATTTAATTCCCATCCCCGGTAGCGTGATGATTCCTGATTTTCGCTTAGTCCACCCTGATGGACGCAGTTTTTTATTAGAAATCATCGGTTATTGGCGACCAGAATATTTACAAAAAAAGTTTGCCCAAGTGCGACGTGCTCAATGTCATAATTTGATTTTGGCAATTTCTGAACGTTTGAATTTAGATAAAGCGGGTGTCAAATTAAACGATGTTCCTGCAAGAATTGTTTGGTTTAAAGATAAATTGTTGCCGAAATCCGTGTTAGCAGTTATGGAATAATTAGCTCGTATGTCACAATTATCGGTAATTCGATTCTGCTAAGATCATATTTTCGGGGCGGATGGCGCTAGCTTCACTACACTCAGAGTGATCGCCCCTAATTTTTGGGGAATCTTACCTAACCATGAAAGGCTGGGGTTCTGCGTCAGGTACAAATTCCGAAAACTTGAGAATTGAGTATGCTGCTAACAGATTTGCGAACGATTTACGAACGTGACCCCGCAGCCCGTAATTGGCTGGAGGTCGTGTTTTGCTATCCCGGACTTCAAGCCTTACTATTCCATCGCATCGCCCACTGGCTTTATCAAAGGAAGATTCCGTTTATACCTCGCTTCATTTCCCAAATAAGTAGGTTTTTTACTGGCATTGAAATTCACCCAGGAGCAAAGATTGGGCGAGGTGTATTCATCGACCACGGTATGGGAGTGG contains:
- a CDS encoding DUF790 family protein; protein product: MLPSDLLHHRQNGEEIIPKRLKLDEKHLGLAHELISSFQETVGKTQGALERQLLELEGDTPDYKIKRGLAYLLKSSFCTFEVVSPLEPQMLRERVFALAAKSVPSPELTQVTLSKIADELTQELEHEVLPEQVRDGLYADLSENKILIAFDAPKPEELLHRYNLSQVQGVFYKASQLVLNAHRNVPGEYKLLFRYLKLFQLMAYIEGDADHGFTITIDGPTSLFNPSTRYGLAIAKLIPALLHVTKWSLSATLQVRDFYTETWKSGRFTLNSECGLVTHYPPGKPYDSMLEASFADKWDALKTDWVLEREVDLIPIPGSVMIPDFRLVHPDGRSFLLEIIGYWRPEYLQKKFAQVRRAQCHNLILAISERLNLDKAGVKLNDVPARIVWFKDKLLPKSVLAVME